GATGATTCCGAAATtatgaaaagtaggtaccaaaaaaatagacccataaaaattactcgtacatttaaAAGAAATTCTCGGAGTGAGGGCTGTTACAGGGGGTAATCAAAGTTCCACGCAAGTTGTTATCTTTCTGCACATATGCATCAATGACTCGCtataaaaaatgaccttttatCGATTACTCACCCGAATAGGTAgataacataggtaggtagtgttTAGCACTCGAAAAACCGACTCGGAACACGTTTGTTTAATCTACGATAAGAAATTTCATTCAGGTATCATGCATGCACATATCAGTTAGGTATCAAAATTCAGGGTCTAGTTTCACTTTCGTCCTACGTCCGGTCACTTTTTTCCCGCAGAAATTTACCTTATACTTAACTATATGACGTaaatcgcaaatttttcattatcatgTTCGACTAATTcttatttcattaatttacaGATTCGACTCCTTGGAAAACCGTCGAACCGCTAACTGCGTCATCCTCATCCATAAGGATTTACGGACCATCGCCGTTGTGAATGGCGCAGGAGGCGAATATTCGCTAGACAAGTGCGCCAATCTGAGcaataaattggaaattgtCAAGCGTTCCAAGGTCGTCTTATTCGAAGGATTCTTCATCGCGTTCAGTTATGACGTAGCTGTCAAAGTAATACGACATTGTAAGAAGAACGGTAACGTTGTGGTCATCAATATATCCGGATCCTACGTTGTTAAcaattttcgcgaaaaattaatcgattgcTTATCCATGTGCGATGTACTGATCGGCAACAGCGATGAGTTTGACGCTTTATGTCGAGTATTGAATGTAACCGGTGATTCTGTTGGTCAAAAAGTTAAAACAGTGCAGCGTAGGATGCTGTTAACTCACGCTGCAAATAATACCGTCCGGAGTAAATTAAAATGCATGGAGAAGTTTAAGAAAATCGTTGTCATTACTAATAACAAGAAACCTGTGTGTTGCGCTTACGGTGATAATGAACTGGTTCAGTATACAGTGCCTCCTGTTAAATCGCATTTAATCAAAGATACCACCGGAGGTGGAGATTCATTTTTGGCCGGATTTTTGTACGGTTTGGTCAAAGAACAGAGTATTCTAAAGTGTATTGAAACTGGTTGCTTGGTTGCATCGAAAGTTATACAGAAACATGGTTATGATATTGATGAGTCGACAGTATTCAGATGATAcattatttatgtatgtacttaatttataCGAAGTAATGTGAGAATCTATTTATAAGTGAACTAGGTATTTAAACTACCTACTTGATTATTTTCGTGTGCCTATAGGAGAGtgatatgattattttttcatgcgataggtactcgtaagtatTATTATCATGCtcatccatttttatttttaatttaatccaagtttgatgttttttttttgttttttttttccatacttATTAATAAGTGAAGAAAATATTTGATAATTAGGCTTACCTACTTCTCGAATTAGGTAGCTGTTTCGTGAGTTCAGgtgtcttgaaattttcaccgttgagttgtaattttaaaacagaaacGAATTATGTGTGTCTCacgaaaaatatgaataagACTGAGTTCCTTAATAAACATCTACAATACCTATcttagtattttttaaaatttgatgacGTCGGCAAAATTTTCAAGGCTCGCATCACAGCATGACATGACGGGCGTGCAAATCAACCTACCTCTTCCCTTACTCCTCAGTACTctacattattaaaattaagGCAAATtcaacaagtacatacatacttacgGTGTTAATTTTCAACACAATTATTTTATGTTCCACGAGTAATGAATGATGCATTGCATATATCTAGTGCCCAATGTATGAGCAATGTACTTGATGTACGTAGAGGTATAttaatgggtcattccacgtcaattg
The sequence above is a segment of the Planococcus citri chromosome 3, ihPlaCitr1.1, whole genome shotgun sequence genome. Coding sequences within it:
- the LOC135841592 gene encoding adenosine kinase-like isoform X2 — its product is MIFKVIEPCFFCVAFIGSLIFKSKFSSTMEFENMESRSLVAFGIPTVDYSFLVGDEDEVDRYGLNIDSQREMTHELLNLIKNDFYKKKYKFKKLAGGNCLVSLMVFQNLLGNRNQTTMFGAVGDDEEGLFLEKYTNNAFVEAKFDSLENRRTANCVILIHKDLRTIAVVNGAGGEYSLDKCANLSNKLEIVKRSKVVLFEGFFIAFSYDVAVKVIRHCKKNGNVVVINISGSYVVNNFREKLIDCLSMCDVLIGNSDEFDALCRVLNVTGDSVGQKVKTVQRRMLLTHAANNTVRSKLKCMEKFKKIVVITNNKKPVCCAYGDNELVQYTVPPVKSHLIKDTTGGGDSFLAGFLYGLVKEQSILKCIETGCLVASKVIQKHGYDIDESTVFR
- the LOC135841592 gene encoding adenosine kinase-like isoform X1; translation: MIFKVIEPCFFCVAFIGSLIFKSKFSSSTMEFENMESRSLVAFGIPTVDYSFLVGDEDEVDRYGLNIDSQREMTHELLNLIKNDFYKKKYKFKKLAGGNCLVSLMVFQNLLGNRNQTTMFGAVGDDEEGLFLEKYTNNAFVEAKFDSLENRRTANCVILIHKDLRTIAVVNGAGGEYSLDKCANLSNKLEIVKRSKVVLFEGFFIAFSYDVAVKVIRHCKKNGNVVVINISGSYVVNNFREKLIDCLSMCDVLIGNSDEFDALCRVLNVTGDSVGQKVKTVQRRMLLTHAANNTVRSKLKCMEKFKKIVVITNNKKPVCCAYGDNELVQYTVPPVKSHLIKDTTGGGDSFLAGFLYGLVKEQSILKCIETGCLVASKVIQKHGYDIDESTVFR